In Oceanispirochaeta sp., one DNA window encodes the following:
- a CDS encoding HPr family phosphocarrier protein: protein MVQKDTLVKNRAGLHARPAALIVQTASQFESTIFIEMGSEKINAKSIMGILTMGAGYDTKVVLTAEGPDEQGALDALFALFESRFEEE from the coding sequence ATGGTTCAGAAAGATACACTTGTAAAAAATAGAGCAGGGCTGCATGCCAGACCTGCGGCCCTGATTGTGCAGACAGCCTCTCAATTTGAATCCACGATCTTTATCGAGATGGGGTCTGAAAAAATAAATGCCAAGTCCATTATGGGAATCCTGACAATGGGTGCCGGATATGATACCAAGGTCGTACTTACCGCCGAAGGTCCGGATGAGCAAGGAGCACTTGATGCGTTGTTTGCCCTTTTTGAAAGCAGGTTTGAAGAGGAATGA
- a CDS encoding rhomboid family intramembrane serine protease: MQNKARGIRKPFPHTFRNFSLILIGINVSVFFLTVMFPNLKMYLALNPVLFVRDHFYWTPLTYMFTHSGMNHILFNMLGLFFFGPQVEERMGSWEFLTYYLGTGLLSGLASLVIYIFTGSTNVFLMGASGAIFALLLAFAVFFPHSKIYLFGIIPMRTTLMVSLYAGIEVFSLFFARGNVAHMTHLAGLLFGYLYIMIRLGLDPVKVFRDSRNNPWH, translated from the coding sequence ATGCAAAATAAAGCCCGGGGAATCAGAAAACCCTTCCCCCATACATTTAGAAATTTTTCACTGATCCTGATAGGGATTAATGTGAGTGTCTTTTTTCTGACCGTCATGTTCCCCAATCTGAAGATGTACCTCGCACTGAATCCCGTTCTCTTTGTGAGAGATCATTTTTACTGGACCCCCCTGACCTATATGTTTACCCACAGCGGGATGAATCATATCCTTTTCAACATGCTGGGTCTCTTCTTTTTCGGACCCCAGGTGGAAGAGCGGATGGGATCCTGGGAATTTCTGACCTACTATCTGGGAACAGGACTGCTCTCAGGGCTGGCCTCCCTCGTCATCTACATTTTTACAGGAAGTACAAATGTCTTTCTGATGGGGGCGTCGGGGGCTATCTTTGCACTGCTTCTGGCATTTGCGGTGTTCTTTCCTCACTCCAAAATCTATCTCTTTGGAATCATTCCCATGCGGACCACCCTTATGGTCTCCCTTTATGCAGGTATCGAAGTGTTCTCCCTTTTTTTTGCAAGAGGCAATGTGGCTCATATGACACACCTGGCGGGACTCCTTTTCGGTTATCTGTATATTATGATTCGTCTGGGATTGGATCCAGTGAAGGTGTTCCGAGACTCCCGGAATAATCCCTGGCATTAG
- a CDS encoding phosphoglycerate dehydrogenase, giving the protein MYAIQTMNKISAKGLEKLPREIFETATELTRPDAILVRSYKVGEDEVPHTVKAIARAGAGVNNIPVSYCTDKGIVVFNTPGANANSVKELVLTGLFLSSRNINAGINWVQSLNPEDDVSRLVEKEKSRFSGPEVQGKKLGIVGLGAIGVLVANAALALGMEVTGFDPFISINAAWGLSPEVKKSSSLEHLIANSDYITLHIPLNDKTRSIIDEQQFSQMKEGSRLLNFARGGLVNNESLKKAIENGKISYYITDFPDGELLGNPQIITIPHLGASSPEAEENCAIMAANQLRIFLETGNITNAVNYPNCTMEYEGGHRLLIANKNIPNMVGQISTLLAENKINIQEMMNKHKDEIAYNIIDIDKAPSEKLLTSLKSIPGVVMVRPIPPRV; this is encoded by the coding sequence TATGAACAAGATTTCTGCCAAGGGCCTGGAGAAACTGCCCCGTGAAATCTTTGAAACCGCCACAGAGTTGACCCGTCCCGATGCCATTCTCGTACGGAGTTACAAGGTGGGAGAAGATGAGGTTCCCCACACTGTCAAAGCCATCGCCCGGGCCGGAGCGGGTGTCAACAACATACCCGTCAGCTATTGTACGGATAAGGGCATTGTTGTCTTCAACACTCCCGGAGCCAATGCCAACAGTGTGAAAGAACTCGTCCTCACTGGTCTTTTCCTCTCATCCAGAAATATCAATGCCGGAATCAACTGGGTTCAAAGTTTGAATCCCGAGGACGATGTATCCCGACTGGTAGAAAAAGAAAAATCTCGCTTTTCCGGACCTGAAGTCCAGGGCAAAAAACTGGGAATCGTCGGTTTGGGAGCCATTGGAGTTCTTGTAGCCAACGCGGCCCTGGCCCTGGGAATGGAGGTCACAGGATTTGATCCTTTTATCTCCATCAATGCTGCCTGGGGACTGTCACCCGAGGTCAAGAAGTCCAGTTCTCTGGAGCATCTGATTGCCAACTCTGATTATATCACCCTCCATATCCCCTTGAACGATAAAACCAGAAGCATCATTGATGAGCAGCAATTCTCTCAGATGAAAGAGGGATCCCGGCTTCTGAATTTTGCTCGGGGAGGCCTTGTGAATAATGAAAGCCTCAAAAAGGCAATCGAAAATGGAAAAATCAGCTACTATATCACCGACTTCCCTGATGGTGAACTCCTGGGCAATCCACAGATCATCACCATCCCCCATCTGGGAGCCTCGTCACCCGAAGCAGAAGAAAACTGCGCCATCATGGCAGCCAACCAATTGAGGATTTTCCTTGAGACAGGAAATATAACAAACGCCGTCAACTATCCCAACTGCACCATGGAGTATGAGGGGGGGCACCGACTGCTTATCGCCAATAAGAATATCCCCAACATGGTGGGACAGATCTCCACTCTTCTGGCAGAGAATAAGATCAATATTCAAGAGATGATGAATAAACACAAGGATGAGATTGCCTACAACATCATTGACATTGACAAGGCACCAAGTGAAAAACTTCTCACCAGCCTGAAAAGTATTCCGGGGGTCGTCATGGTTCGTCCCATCCCGCCACGGGTATAA
- the raiA gene encoding ribosome-associated translation inhibitor RaiA, translated as MTVELKGVHYDVSDSTREYVEKKLKRLKHVEDLIVDFHITLSREPKGLYIASSDAHFRWGQNSHVKVEDRDLFKAIDIMFDKMEHKTTKEKEKIQEHMAEKPEI; from the coding sequence ATGACTGTAGAGCTAAAAGGTGTTCATTATGATGTTTCTGACAGCACCCGGGAATACGTGGAAAAAAAGCTGAAGCGGCTTAAACATGTGGAGGATCTGATCGTTGATTTCCACATTACATTATCCCGAGAACCCAAAGGCCTTTATATTGCTTCATCAGACGCCCATTTTCGGTGGGGTCAGAACAGCCATGTCAAGGTTGAAGATCGGGACTTGTTTAAAGCTATCGATATTATGTTTGATAAAATGGAGCATAAAACAACAAAAGAGAAAGAAAAAATCCAGGAACATATGGCCGAAAAACCTGAAATTTAA
- a CDS encoding RlmE family RNA methyltransferase: MSNRSRPDFYSQKAKKEGYMARSVYKLEEIQTKNRLIKPGDRILDVGASPGSWTQYCLRLLKGKGAVIAADLKPLGQFKINGELHFILGDVFSQDVRGSLSELGPFDVIISDAAPSTTGNRLMDTRRSYNLVEQILDFALIWLKPGGNFTVKVFQGGDETEIFDKMKNEFDLVKKLKPKAVRKESFEYYFIGLGKKNQSAVRATEPRTTRPIDPAPGSPR, translated from the coding sequence ATGTCCAACAGGAGCCGCCCGGATTTCTATTCTCAAAAAGCCAAAAAAGAAGGCTATATGGCCCGTTCGGTGTACAAACTGGAGGAAATTCAGACCAAAAACCGTCTGATAAAACCAGGTGACAGGATCCTCGATGTGGGGGCATCTCCGGGAAGCTGGACCCAATACTGTCTACGCCTGCTCAAAGGAAAAGGTGCTGTCATAGCGGCAGACCTTAAGCCTCTGGGACAATTCAAGATAAATGGGGAACTACATTTCATCCTGGGAGATGTATTTTCTCAGGACGTCCGGGGTAGTCTGTCTGAGCTGGGACCTTTTGACGTAATTATAAGCGATGCGGCCCCTTCAACCACAGGCAACAGACTGATGGACACAAGACGTTCCTACAACCTGGTTGAGCAGATCCTGGACTTTGCCCTGATCTGGCTGAAGCCGGGGGGGAACTTTACGGTCAAGGTATTTCAAGGTGGTGATGAAACCGAGATTTTTGATAAGATGAAAAACGAATTTGATCTGGTAAAAAAACTAAAACCCAAGGCCGTCCGGAAAGAGTCTTTTGAGTATTACTTCATTGGCCTGGGTAAAAAAAATCAGTCGGCAGTCAGAGCAACTGAACCCAGAACAACACGGCCGATAGATCCCGCTCCCGGTTCTCCCAGATAG
- a CDS encoding ATP-binding protein has product MKFQSIREFLQNSVITVILLYLLVIVLILVFSSNILGSMDQNTIGEDGISLVLLMAIPLILIISLGYSFIYVWRKVRSKHSSYRFRLRLVLLIFLIIFLISLPQTVLSLRFVDMVFNQWFGPEVGMALDSGLEIALEYYFDLNRELEDIGNSPYLSLSASRVSQSPERVWKELKSQFPMIEGIQILSPEDLYVFGDPRLTYSREELELIKPGLIPKRTVPDFSILGYMKELKSSGTPYKVVLYRTIPREFDDHARNLTQGIEKFKQFEEYDRLFSVGLILFYAIFLVPMLFLGFVVALVISQRMIKPFLGLEEATRRVAQGDYSYRLLSRENDDFSFLTDSFNTMVKELEVSRMETLQTEKVSAWQDIAQRLAHEIRNPLTPIRLYAQRVLTRLGDDEIPEQVIRKGMNRILVEVDNLNSLLTEFREFARQKSPAMEELNLKKFLHSIIEVLEESSPGVTFLTEDLRDDLYIHADPGQFRQVFQNLFSNALQAMGGEGIIILRADLVKKGYSVYSRVQVSDSGPGIPEDLLDQVFNPYFTTRDKGTGLGLSIVERIIHDHKGRIWVESSPGEGTTFYLDLPYEEMYGKDTDYR; this is encoded by the coding sequence TTGAAATTCCAATCCATTAGAGAATTCCTCCAAAATAGCGTGATTACGGTCATCCTTCTCTACCTTCTGGTTATTGTCCTGATTCTCGTTTTTTCTTCCAACATTCTGGGAAGTATGGATCAGAACACCATCGGTGAGGATGGAATCTCCCTGGTGTTGTTGATGGCCATTCCTTTGATTCTGATCATTTCATTGGGGTACAGTTTCATTTATGTCTGGCGTAAAGTCCGATCGAAGCATTCCTCATACCGTTTCAGGCTGCGTCTTGTGCTGCTGATTTTTCTGATCATCTTCCTCATCTCCCTTCCTCAAACTGTTTTATCTCTGCGATTTGTAGACATGGTTTTTAACCAATGGTTCGGTCCGGAAGTGGGAATGGCCCTTGATAGCGGACTGGAAATCGCTTTGGAGTATTATTTTGATTTGAACCGTGAGTTGGAGGACATTGGGAACAGCCCCTATTTATCTCTTTCTGCCTCCCGGGTTTCCCAATCCCCGGAACGGGTTTGGAAGGAACTGAAGTCTCAGTTTCCGATGATTGAGGGAATCCAGATTCTTTCTCCTGAGGATTTATATGTGTTTGGTGATCCCCGATTGACCTATTCCCGGGAAGAGCTGGAACTGATCAAGCCCGGGCTTATACCCAAAAGGACGGTTCCCGACTTCAGCATTCTCGGGTATATGAAAGAATTAAAGAGCAGCGGAACTCCCTATAAGGTTGTTCTGTATAGAACCATCCCCCGGGAATTTGACGATCATGCCCGAAATCTCACACAGGGTATTGAAAAGTTCAAACAGTTTGAAGAGTATGATAGACTTTTCAGCGTCGGATTGATTCTCTTCTATGCTATTTTTCTGGTACCCATGCTTTTTCTGGGATTTGTAGTCGCCCTGGTCATAAGCCAGCGTATGATAAAACCCTTTCTGGGGCTGGAAGAAGCAACCAGACGAGTTGCCCAGGGGGACTATTCCTATCGACTCCTCAGCAGGGAGAATGATGATTTTTCTTTTCTCACCGATTCTTTCAATACCATGGTCAAAGAGCTGGAAGTCTCCCGCATGGAGACCCTGCAGACCGAAAAAGTATCAGCCTGGCAGGATATTGCCCAGAGGCTGGCTCATGAGATACGAAATCCTCTGACTCCTATCCGTTTGTATGCCCAGAGAGTTCTGACCCGCCTGGGTGATGATGAGATTCCTGAACAGGTTATTCGGAAAGGAATGAATAGAATCCTTGTGGAAGTGGATAATCTCAACAGTCTTCTCACAGAATTCAGGGAGTTTGCCCGGCAGAAATCGCCGGCCATGGAAGAGTTGAATTTAAAAAAATTCCTTCATTCCATCATTGAGGTCCTGGAGGAGTCCTCTCCGGGAGTCACCTTTCTGACAGAAGATCTCAGGGATGATCTTTACATACACGCTGATCCGGGTCAATTCCGGCAGGTTTTTCAGAATCTGTTCTCTAATGCACTGCAGGCTATGGGGGGTGAGGGTATCATAATCTTGAGAGCCGATCTTGTGAAGAAAGGTTATTCTGTTTACTCTAGGGTACAGGTATCTGATTCCGGACCCGGAATCCCTGAAGACTTGCTTGATCAGGTATTCAATCCCTATTTTACAACAAGAGATAAAGGAACAGGATTAGGCCTTTCAATTGTAGAAAGAATTATTCATGACCATAAAGGACGTATCTGGGTTGAGTCGTCCCCGGGAGAAGGGACAACCTTTTACCTGGACCTGCCTTATGAGGAGATGTATGGAAAGGATACTGATTATAGATGA
- the hprK gene encoding HPr(Ser) kinase/phosphatase: protein MEKITVLDLMDLDLRDYNALKLKCLAGRKGLAKTIDHMELNRPGLALTGFFKTFAPQRVQVFGSAEHEYLKEMEETGDFSSVEKLFSFPIPFCVFCREKTPADWFLVLAEKAGVPVLQTPLPSNEFSVKIIRTLGDILAPQEKQHGVLVEVFGMGVLIKGESGVGKSETALELLERGHRLISDDSVLMKCFNGSILMGFSDDRILGHHMEIRGLGIINVSQIFGVRGIRDKKQVQMVINLEEWDSSKNYDRLGTVEVTSDILGVKISTFNIPVKPGRNIPVIIEAAALNERLKHKGHYAAKEFNKNLIQMLESDNARKMYQDNYLTKQD, encoded by the coding sequence ATGGAAAAAATTACAGTTCTGGATCTGATGGATCTGGATCTGCGCGACTATAATGCTCTGAAGCTGAAATGTCTTGCCGGACGGAAGGGTCTGGCCAAGACGATTGATCATATGGAATTAAACCGGCCGGGACTGGCCCTCACAGGGTTTTTTAAGACCTTTGCACCCCAGCGGGTACAGGTTTTCGGCTCGGCTGAACATGAGTATTTGAAGGAAATGGAAGAGACCGGTGATTTTTCATCGGTAGAAAAGCTTTTTTCCTTTCCTATTCCTTTTTGTGTTTTCTGCAGGGAAAAAACTCCGGCTGACTGGTTTTTGGTGCTGGCAGAAAAAGCGGGTGTTCCCGTTCTTCAGACACCTCTGCCCTCTAATGAGTTTTCTGTTAAAATTATCCGGACTCTGGGAGATATTCTGGCACCCCAGGAAAAACAGCATGGTGTTCTGGTTGAAGTGTTTGGAATGGGAGTTCTGATCAAAGGAGAAAGCGGTGTCGGGAAGAGTGAAACGGCGCTGGAACTATTAGAACGGGGCCACCGGTTGATTTCTGATGATTCTGTTTTGATGAAATGTTTCAATGGAAGCATCCTTATGGGGTTTAGTGATGACCGGATACTGGGGCATCATATGGAGATTCGGGGATTGGGAATCATCAATGTTTCCCAGATTTTCGGAGTAAGAGGAATAAGAGATAAGAAACAGGTTCAGATGGTGATCAATCTTGAAGAATGGGATTCTTCAAAAAATTATGATCGACTTGGTACGGTGGAAGTTACATCTGATATACTGGGAGTGAAGATATCCACTTTTAATATTCCCGTCAAACCAGGCAGGAACATTCCGGTGATTATTGAAGCGGCAGCCTTAAATGAGCGCTTGAAACATAAAGGGCATTATGCTGCTAAAGAATTTAATAAAAATCTGATACAGATGCTGGAAAGTGACAATGCCAGAAAGATGTATCAGGATAACTATTTGACTAAGCAGGATTAA
- the holA gene encoding DNA polymerase III subunit delta: MAEKQLHMLLGPEKGQKDQYLDNLKKVLKKKGGEEPESHRFYPFDTDISQIISILRNGSLFSSHKLAVILSCEEIKKAGDIKMLGQFCKNMPEDVTLVFLSDSVSVDKRLAALVPGSEKKIFWEMFDNQKIDWVQKYFSDQGMKIEARAIHVLLEMVDNNTVDLKEACQKLSFYFNIGDVIQDEDIDNFVYHSKEENVFTLFEKILLKDLSGTLEVFSKITLSGDADLVYLLSGLMRQIRRVLKVKTALAEGEALQTAFQMYEIRGKKNQKITGDGLRKFGLKELEQVQREGEILDRRMRELKKSMQIISFQLFLIRSFRGIK; the protein is encoded by the coding sequence ATGGCTGAAAAACAACTTCATATGCTATTGGGTCCCGAAAAGGGGCAAAAAGATCAGTATCTGGATAATCTCAAAAAGGTCTTGAAAAAGAAGGGCGGTGAAGAGCCTGAGTCTCATCGTTTTTATCCATTTGATACAGATATAAGTCAGATCATTTCGATCCTCAGAAACGGATCTCTCTTTTCGTCTCACAAATTGGCGGTGATTTTAAGTTGTGAGGAGATTAAGAAGGCTGGTGACATCAAGATGCTGGGGCAGTTCTGCAAGAATATGCCCGAAGATGTAACCCTGGTATTTCTGAGCGACTCTGTCAGTGTTGATAAAAGGCTGGCCGCCCTGGTTCCCGGGTCGGAAAAGAAAATTTTCTGGGAAATGTTCGATAATCAGAAAATAGACTGGGTTCAGAAGTATTTTTCCGATCAGGGAATGAAGATAGAGGCTAGAGCCATCCATGTTCTCCTGGAGATGGTCGATAATAATACTGTCGATCTCAAGGAAGCCTGTCAAAAGTTGTCTTTTTACTTCAATATCGGCGATGTCATTCAGGATGAAGATATTGATAACTTCGTATATCACAGCAAGGAAGAGAATGTCTTCACCCTTTTTGAAAAGATACTACTCAAGGATCTCTCGGGAACCTTGGAGGTCTTTTCAAAAATAACACTTTCCGGTGATGCCGACCTTGTATACCTTCTTTCAGGGCTGATGAGGCAGATTCGCCGGGTCCTCAAGGTTAAGACTGCCCTTGCCGAAGGAGAAGCATTGCAGACTGCTTTTCAAATGTATGAAATCAGGGGTAAAAAGAATCAGAAAATCACCGGAGACGGTCTAAGAAAATTTGGATTAAAAGAATTGGAACAGGTTCAACGGGAGGGTGAGATTTTAGACCGGCGGATGAGAGAGTTGAAAAAGAGCATGCAGATTATTTCTTTCCAACTATTTCTGATCCGCTCTTTTAGAGGAATAAAATAA
- a CDS encoding sigma-54 dependent transcriptional regulator yields MERILIIDDEPSVRDVLKDILSDEGYEVLEAPDGIEGLRMMKTEPVDLVFLDIWLPRMGGIEVLKILREEYPVVSVLIISGHANVDLAVKAIKMGAFDFLEKPLDLTRVITLSRNAIELEKLKKENRSLKTAGVLDDQMIGESEGIRQIREIIKQSADSDARVMILGDNGTGKELVARALHNSSSRRYEPFIEVNCAAIPENLIESELFGHEKGSFTGAARLKKGKFEMADGGTLFLDEVADMSLGAQAKVLRAIQEMKFDRIGGTEQVSVDVRVISATNKDIMREIEENHFREDLYFRLNVVPIHVPSLSERIEDLPLLVNHFMKLYTPSGQEPRSISVEGLEGMARFPWSGNIRELKNFMERINIMSDGNVISLELVMQFLGEQKIARKSPLLEKFGTKKLNEARDEFEQILLQDRLETNGYNISKTAQDLGIYPSNLHSKIKKYGLEIIK; encoded by the coding sequence ATGGAAAGGATACTGATTATAGATGATGAACCTTCTGTCAGAGATGTTCTTAAGGATATTCTGAGCGACGAGGGTTATGAAGTCCTTGAGGCTCCAGATGGGATCGAAGGCCTTCGTATGATGAAGACTGAGCCGGTAGATCTTGTGTTTCTGGATATCTGGCTGCCCAGGATGGGCGGGATAGAAGTGCTTAAAATCCTCCGGGAAGAGTATCCTGTCGTCTCAGTTCTTATCATCTCGGGGCATGCCAATGTAGATCTGGCGGTTAAAGCCATAAAGATGGGAGCTTTTGATTTCCTGGAAAAACCTCTGGATCTGACCAGGGTGATTACCCTGAGTCGAAATGCTATTGAACTGGAAAAGCTTAAGAAGGAGAACCGTTCTCTGAAAACAGCGGGTGTCCTGGATGATCAGATGATCGGTGAAAGCGAAGGAATCAGGCAGATTCGTGAAATCATCAAACAGAGTGCCGATTCTGATGCCCGGGTCATGATCCTGGGAGATAATGGAACGGGGAAAGAGCTGGTAGCCCGGGCTCTTCATAATAGCAGCTCCCGCAGGTATGAACCATTTATTGAGGTCAATTGTGCCGCCATACCGGAAAACCTGATTGAGAGTGAACTCTTTGGACATGAAAAAGGGTCCTTTACAGGTGCCGCAAGACTCAAGAAGGGAAAGTTTGAGATGGCTGACGGAGGAACTCTTTTTCTGGATGAAGTCGCTGATATGTCTCTTGGCGCCCAAGCCAAGGTGCTTCGGGCTATTCAGGAGATGAAATTTGACCGGATTGGCGGTACGGAACAGGTTTCGGTAGATGTGCGAGTCATTTCTGCCACCAATAAAGATATTATGAGAGAAATTGAGGAGAATCACTTCCGGGAAGACCTTTATTTCAGGCTCAATGTTGTGCCTATTCATGTACCCTCTTTAAGTGAAAGGATTGAGGATCTGCCTCTGCTGGTAAATCATTTTATGAAGTTGTATACACCCTCCGGACAGGAACCCCGCAGCATCTCTGTTGAAGGCCTGGAAGGAATGGCCCGATTTCCCTGGTCGGGAAACATCCGGGAATTGAAAAATTTCATGGAAAGAATTAATATTATGTCCGATGGGAATGTGATTTCTCTTGAATTGGTGATGCAATTTCTGGGAGAACAGAAGATTGCCAGAAAATCACCCCTCCTTGAAAAATTCGGCACCAAGAAGTTGAATGAAGCCAGGGATGAATTTGAGCAGATTCTTTTACAGGACAGATTGGAAACAAACGGGTATAATATATCCAAAACTGCTCAGGATCTGGGAATCTATCCCAGTAATCTTCATAGCAAGATTAAAAAATATGGTCTGGAAATAATAAAATGA
- a CDS encoding polyprenyl synthetase family protein — MNQYSQRLEKIEEELYRLMPENASSEWLPSMTDSLSSPVPTSMIDRFHAPGLELLRRGGKRWRPLVMVLCCEAAGGNAEDAYALSPLVEMAHNGSLIVDDIEDKSVERRGQPAVHLLYGDDMSINTGTLMMFNATSLVRKTGGDDTLKFTVLDSYCESLRRLHFGQGLDIQWHNDHEIVPDVPVYLQMCRFKTGALARFAAFAGSFIGGAEKTLCDRAAESWEKAGVGFQILDDVKNLSTGNPGKDRGDDIVEGKKSLPVILFHQSHRNQYREFAPLMEAAGKKGIQEGSDEVNQAIRILENAGAIKRAEDIALSMLRESAAELREIFPESSARELQCGIIESFR, encoded by the coding sequence ATGAACCAGTATAGTCAGAGATTGGAAAAAATTGAAGAGGAACTCTACCGGCTGATGCCTGAAAATGCATCCTCAGAATGGCTGCCCTCCATGACGGATTCTCTCTCCAGCCCTGTTCCTACCAGCATGATCGATCGTTTTCATGCTCCCGGACTTGAGTTGCTCAGGCGGGGCGGGAAGCGCTGGCGCCCTCTGGTGATGGTACTATGCTGTGAAGCAGCCGGTGGAAACGCGGAAGATGCCTATGCTCTGAGCCCTTTGGTCGAGATGGCTCATAACGGCAGTCTGATTGTTGATGACATTGAGGACAAATCGGTCGAACGCCGGGGCCAGCCTGCTGTACACCTCTTGTACGGCGATGATATGTCCATCAATACGGGGACTCTGATGATGTTCAATGCCACATCCCTTGTCCGGAAAACTGGAGGAGATGATACTCTGAAGTTTACGGTTCTGGATAGCTACTGCGAAAGCCTCAGAAGGCTGCATTTTGGACAGGGTCTTGATATACAATGGCACAATGACCATGAAATTGTACCGGATGTTCCCGTATATCTCCAAATGTGCCGTTTTAAGACCGGGGCTTTGGCCCGGTTTGCCGCGTTTGCCGGTTCTTTCATAGGGGGAGCCGAAAAAACACTCTGTGATCGAGCCGCCGAGAGTTGGGAAAAAGCTGGAGTGGGATTTCAGATTCTGGATGATGTTAAAAACCTGAGCACCGGGAATCCGGGGAAGGACCGGGGAGACGATATTGTAGAGGGAAAAAAGAGCCTTCCGGTTATTCTATTTCATCAGAGCCACAGGAATCAATACCGAGAGTTCGCCCCTCTGATGGAAGCCGCCGGAAAGAAAGGTATCCAAGAGGGATCTGATGAGGTGAATCAGGCTATTCGCATCCTGGAAAATGCCGGGGCGATCAAGAGAGCCGAAGATATCGCTCTTTCTATGCTCCGGGAATCTGCGGCAGAATTGAGAGAAATATTTCCGGAATCTTCAGCCCGGGAACTCCAGTGCGGGATAATCGAATCCTTTCGTTAA
- the lexA gene encoding transcriptional repressor LexA: MKTLTKRQGEILDFIRGYIQDNQYPPSIREVGRNFSISVKGAYDHVKALEKKEVIAISHNKSRAITLTPDIEESEESRKIPILGSVAAGLPLFAEENHDGSVTLPIDVLKQGNLFALRVQGESMTGAGILDGDLAVFVQQPLADNGEIVVAMVDDSVTLKRFYKEKNRVRLQAENPAYPSIFTQDVRILGKLITIIRQYG, from the coding sequence ATGAAAACTTTGACAAAACGACAGGGTGAGATTCTGGACTTTATACGGGGTTATATTCAGGATAATCAGTATCCTCCCTCTATCCGGGAAGTTGGAAGAAATTTCAGCATTTCCGTCAAAGGAGCTTATGATCATGTGAAAGCCCTGGAGAAAAAAGAAGTCATAGCCATCAGCCATAATAAGTCTAGAGCTATTACTCTGACTCCCGATATAGAAGAGAGTGAAGAAAGCAGGAAAATACCGATTCTCGGCAGTGTCGCCGCAGGTTTGCCCCTATTTGCAGAAGAAAATCATGACGGATCTGTCACCCTTCCTATAGACGTTTTAAAGCAGGGCAATCTGTTTGCCCTGAGAGTTCAGGGCGAAAGCATGACCGGTGCGGGAATCCTGGATGGAGATCTGGCGGTCTTTGTGCAGCAGCCCCTGGCGGATAATGGTGAAATCGTTGTAGCCATGGTCGATGACTCAGTCACTCTCAAACGCTTTTACAAAGAGAAAAACCGGGTCCGCCTCCAGGCTGAGAATCCGGCATACCCCTCGATTTTTACTCAGGATGTCAGAATCCTGGGAAAATTAATTACAATAATTAGGCAATATGGCTGA